A region of the Candidatus Methanosuratincola sp. genome:
CATCTCCCATCCCAGTTCAAGCAGCCCCCTGACGTCCGGCGCGCAGACCACTCCAGAATCTACATCTTCTATCACCTGCACAATATTGCTGAGATAACGGGATATCCTGGCCAGGTCGTAAGAGACCCGCATCGCAGAAGTTACTGCCCTGAGATCCACCGCAAAGGGCTGGTGCCTTATGAGTGCCTCTACGCATCGGTCTATGACCGCCTCTTCCTTCTCCATCACCGACTTTGTCTTTTCGCAGATTTCTTTTGTATTTCCGGTTGAGGGCCCCTCCAGGACCGATAGGACCCCGGCGTATATCTCGATTATAGAATTGTACATTTCGGATATTCCAGCATTTATTTCTCTCAGATAATCCGGTTCTTCCATCATCCAAACCTCCCAGTTATGTATCTCTCGGTTAGTGGGCTCTTAGGCGACTCGAAGAACTCTTTCGTGTCGCTGTACTCTATTAGTTCGCCAAGGTAAAGGAAGGCAGTCTTATCAGATATCCTTGCGGCCTGACCCACATTGTGTGTGATTATTATCACTGTGATCTCTGACTTGAGCTTCCTGATCAGCTCCTCTATCCTGCTTGTGGAGGCGGGGTCGAGGGCCGATGTGGGC
Encoded here:
- a CDS encoding phosphate uptake regulator PhoU codes for the protein MYNSIIEIYAGVLSVLEGPSTGNTKEICEKTKSVMEKEEAVIDRCVEALIRHQPFAVDLRAVTSAMRVSYDLARISRYLSNIVQVIEDVDSGVVCAPDVRGLLELGWEMVQKSVEAYLSKDPIKASSVIDDDARVDMGYRRILSRYRDYAEGGACVLMNGLIARIIERMADHACYISAETVYMVTGSRIGIRAPKCPPDHLRP